From a single Mustelus asterias chromosome 31, sMusAst1.hap1.1, whole genome shotgun sequence genomic region:
- the LOC144481659 gene encoding uncharacterized protein LOC144481659 — MKSVALLLLVCICARELDATRLNDEVLRRIVKDFHDVRQNGTDQFSFLIALKPKQCKTYTADLYTNHNITSGQPRISTNTDDFQEKVNYIAVYPDAKCSEYKIFFNRRENKWLSVWFGEQVGRNNLLQGGGCVIFYTEKTPCTVTCHTGKHFIDVMAPLKERPFIEWRSDKSNSVHKYFVYGELSNCNTDRKERIIHRFECLDEGECDANGSFLFRKCEENKACETCNRQNHYCVN; from the exons ATGAAGTCTGTCGCTCTCCTCCTTCTGGTTTGCATCTGTGCCCGCGAATTGGACGCAACTCGGCTGAACGATGAAGTTTTGCGAAGAATTGTCAAGGA TTTTCACGATGTCCGGCAGAATGGGACAGACCAGTTCTCCTTCCTCATCGCTTTGAAGCCTAAACAGTGTAAGACTTACACTGCCGATTTGTATACGAATCACAACATAACCAGTGGGCAGCCAAGGATCAGTACGAACACCGATGACTTCCAGGAAAAGGTGAACTACATTGCTGTTTACCCGGACGCCAAGTGTTCGGAATACAAGATATTCTTCAATCGGCGTGAAAAtaagtggctgtctgtgtggtttgGAGAGCAGGTGGGAAGGAACAATTTGTTGCAAGGCGGGGGCTGTGTGATATTCTACACTGAAAAAACCCCTTGCACCGTGACGTGCCACACCGGGAAGCACTTCATAGATGTTATGGCTCCTCTCAAGGAGAGGCCCTTCATCGAATGGAGATCAGACAAATCAAATTCCGTTCACAAATACTTTGTCTATGGAGAATTGAGCAATTGCAACACGGATAGAAAGGAACGGATCATTCATCGCTTCGAGTGCCTCGATGAAGGTGAATGCGACGCCAACGGTAGTTTTCTGTTCCGGAAATGTGAGGAGAACAAGGCCTGTGAAACATGTAACCGTCAGAATCATTACTGCGTGAATTAA